The Daphnia carinata strain CSIRO-1 chromosome 1, CSIRO_AGI_Dcar_HiC_V3, whole genome shotgun sequence sequence TCTTGGTATTGCCCATCCTAGTGGTTGGATCAACGCCGACACTTTTTTGATGGCACTTCAGCACTTCAAGAAGTTTGTTGATTGTTCCGTCGACAATCCTATTCTCCTTCTACTTGACAACCACAGCAGCCACATGGACTACAAAGTTATATGTTTCGCAAAGGAAAGCGGAATTCATATGTTGACGTTTCCGCCACACTGCTCTCATCGGCTGCAGCCGTTGGACATCGCCGTCTTCGGTCCATTTAAATCTGCTTTAAGAAACAGGTTTCAAGATTGGCTGAATCTTAATCCCGGCAAAAGAATCAGCATTCACGATGTTGCGGAGTTGACTCGGGATCCTTATTTGTTGTCATTTACTCCAGAGAACATCATATCGGGTTTTAAGAACAGCGGCATTTCCCCTTTCAATAGAGGCATTTTCCCTGCTTCGCTCTATACGCCGTCGTTTGCCACTGATCGCCCGATTGGTAAGATTAAATCTTAAgttattttgatttatattattctgaaaatcaatttatttattatagaGTCGCTGTCGACCGATCCGTCGGAACCGTTGTTTCCTCCAGCGGCGCCTGAGACAGATTTATCGGTTCCGCATTCTCCTGAAGAAGCGCTACCAAACGATCTGATCGTCTTTCAAGTTCTGTCAACGCCCGCTCGGACCGGATCTAATGGTGTTTCTAGTCCGATTGTGCTCCCGGTAAATGTGATACCGTTTCCTAGGGTTAGCTCAATCTCTAGTGTGAGTGGAAGGCAGAGGACACAGGGCCGGACGAGGATACTTACGACCACACCGGAGAAAAATGCGAAGATCGAAGAGGCTACCAACAGAAAAACACGCAAGCCTCCCGCTCGTCAATTGGGTAAAAAACTTAGGCAGCCAATAGTCAATGATGAAAACAACTTGcgtaaagaagaagaggaacatTGAACATTGACTCTGATCCCCTATATCGCCCAGTCTATATCGCACCCGCGCCAACAAGAACACGTTCCAGTCGCCAGACTAAAGCTAATCCGCGACCGGATATACAAATTTAATTATTGTTACTATGTTAATTTTGTACAAAACATATTACAACTCAGCTGTGATTTTATATTATGAGTTTTCATCATTCCTATTTTggtatttaaatgttttttaacacTGACCTCCCTTTTTGTCGTTTCCTCTGGGCAATTTTCTAGTCTACAGCAACTTAAAAATATTCTCGCC is a genomic window containing:
- the LOC130702711 gene encoding uncharacterized protein LOC130702711; this encodes MELANYLKTCCLMSHGLTPRESWCLAFKFDIANGLTVPTNWIEKEKASEDWFAYFLKRNPSLSIRAPEATSQVRASAFNALVVDKFFDNLIEVMTKYRIRPGRIWNTDETGIPTVLSPPNVVATKELKQVQQTVSAERGVTTTIVGFICDAGTHCPPVYVFPRKNFLSSMSSHGSPGCLGIAHPSGWINADTFLMALQHFKKFVDCSVDNPILLLLDNHSSHMDYKVICFAKESGIHMLTFPPHCSHRLQPLDIAVFGPFKSALRNRFQDWLNLNPGKRISIHDVAELTRDPYLLSFTPENIISGFKNSGISPFNRGIFPASLYTPSFATDRPIESLSTDPSEPLFPPAAPETDLSVPHSPEEALPNDLIVFQVLSTPARTGSNGVSSPIVLPCEWKAEDTGPDEDTYDHTGEKCEDRRGYQQKNTQASRSSIG